The following coding sequences lie in one Rutidosis leptorrhynchoides isolate AG116_Rl617_1_P2 chromosome 4, CSIRO_AGI_Rlap_v1, whole genome shotgun sequence genomic window:
- the LOC139904420 gene encoding synaptotagmin-1-like, translating to MMGGNFLSLTNFSSEHPNHHDLLIFGKSYKKIMGNIVIEMAYKPYAVDLIPTQIEFKPAKQKDLVREGGMLVVIIHEARSLQGKNYINPRVLAIFGGKSRKTQTMMNNRDPIWEEVFTFMLQQPPTNETLHMKVINTPRMRLIRRKEFIALIDISLVDVVNNKRIIHTYSFQKGMSQLDVELQWRTYDQLIN from the exons ATGATGGGAGGGAATTTTCTGTCACTGACAAATTTTAGTTCTGAACATCCTAACCATCATGATCTTCTTATCTTTGGTAAGAGTTACAAAAAAATCATGGGAAATATCGTTATTGAGATGGCGTACAAACCTTATGCGGTTGATCTAATCCCGACTCAAATAGAATTTAAACCTGCAAAGCAAAAAGATCTTGTTCGTGAAGGAGGAATGCTTGTCGTTATTATCCACGAGGCTAGATCTCTTCAAGGAAAAAATTACATAAATCCACGCGTATTGGCCATTTTTGGAGGAAAATCAAGAAAAACTCAG ACTATGATGAATAACAGAGATCCAATATGGGAAGAAGTGTTTACTTTCATGTTACAACAGCCACCAACGAACGAAACTTTGCATATGAAAGTCATTAATACTCCACGGATGAGACTAATTCGCCGAAAG GAATTTATAGCGCTTATTGATATAAGCCTTGTGGATGTGGTGAACAATAAACGGATCATCCATACATACAGCTTTCAAAAAGGAATGAGTCAGCTTGATGTGGAGTTGCAATGGAGAACTTATgaccaattaattaattaa